A part of Rhizobium binae genomic DNA contains:
- a CDS encoding TrbC/VirB2 family protein: MSRKHTLIAAALVATPIILASVAPALASSGGSLPWEGPLQQIQESITGPVAGAIALAAVAIAGGMLIFGGELNDFARRLVYVVLVAGILLGATNIVGLFGATGASIGLTEEQVISIGSNEGGEGDHG, translated from the coding sequence ATGTCGCGTAAGCATACCCTCATCGCCGCCGCGCTCGTGGCGACGCCCATCATTCTTGCCTCGGTCGCGCCGGCGCTCGCCAGTTCCGGCGGCAGCCTCCCATGGGAAGGGCCACTGCAGCAGATCCAGGAGTCGATAACCGGCCCGGTCGCGGGCGCGATCGCGCTTGCAGCCGTGGCCATTGCCGGCGGCATGCTCATCTTTGGCGGTGAACTGAACGATTTCGCACGGCGACTTGTGTACGTCGTTCTCGTCGCCGGCATCCTGCTCGGCGCCACCAACATCGTCGGCCTATTCGGTGCGACCGGCGCTTCGATCGGGCTGACCGAAGAGCAGGTCATCTCAATTGGTTCGAACGAAGGAGGGGAGGGGGATCATGGCTGA
- a CDS encoding acyl-homoserine-lactone synthase produces the protein MQVLALSTPRTIQEAHLLHIHYQLRARVFSDRLGWEVDVTAGRESDRFDALRPTYVLAVAETGELAGCARLLPSLGPTMVADVFPSLLPGGQLNGHAAMIESSRFCVDTTLAEGRGDGSVHEATLTMFAGIIEWCMANAYTEIVTVTDLRFERILARVGWQLQRLAEPKKIGVTMAVAGTLPVNAATFLRLLPSTYRSEFTPSRPGSLRRNP, from the coding sequence ATGCAGGTCCTCGCGCTCTCAACACCCCGGACGATCCAAGAGGCGCATCTCCTACACATCCACTATCAGCTTCGTGCTCGGGTTTTTTCCGATCGCCTGGGTTGGGAAGTGGACGTAACGGCCGGCCGCGAGTCCGATCGTTTCGACGCGCTTCGGCCGACCTATGTGCTCGCCGTCGCAGAGACCGGCGAATTGGCGGGGTGCGCGAGGCTTCTCCCTTCGCTTGGTCCAACAATGGTGGCCGACGTTTTCCCGTCTCTGCTCCCCGGCGGTCAACTCAATGGGCATGCCGCGATGATCGAGAGTTCTCGCTTCTGTGTCGACACGACTCTCGCTGAGGGGAGAGGGGACGGCTCGGTCCATGAAGCGACGCTGACCATGTTCGCTGGCATCATCGAATGGTGCATGGCGAATGCGTATACTGAGATTGTTACTGTGACCGATCTTCGATTTGAGCGCATCCTCGCTCGCGTGGGATGGCAGCTTCAGCGTTTGGCCGAACCCAAGAAGATCGGCGTGACGATGGCCGTAGCCGGGACGCTGCCTGTCAATGCGGCCACGTTCCTAAGGCTCCTCCCCTCAACCTACCGCTCTGAATTCACCCCCTCTCGGCCAGGCAGCCTAAGGAGAAATCCGTGA
- a CDS encoding conjugal transfer protein TrbD, protein MAESLSGLRRNRIHRALSRPNLLMGADRELVLITGLAAVILIFVVLTAYSALFGVVVWVVIVGLLRMMAKADPHMRQVYIRHISYKPYYKATTSPWRRY, encoded by the coding sequence ATGGCTGAGTCCCTGTCGGGCCTGCGGCGTAACCGCATCCATCGCGCGCTCTCCCGCCCGAACCTACTCATGGGCGCCGACCGGGAGCTGGTGCTGATCACCGGTCTTGCAGCGGTGATCCTGATCTTCGTTGTGCTTACGGCCTACTCGGCGCTTTTCGGCGTCGTTGTCTGGGTCGTGATCGTCGGGCTGCTCAGGATGATGGCGAAGGCCGATCCGCACATGCGGCAGGTCTATATCAGGCACATTTCCTACAAGCCCTACTACAAGGCAACCACTTCGCCTTGGCGTCGCTATTGA
- the trbB gene encoding P-type conjugative transfer ATPase TrbB: MNQLRSHPRLVRKLQEALGDQLCVALDDANVVEIMLNPDGKLFIERLGHGVAPAGEMSSAAAEMVIGTVAHALQSEVDTEQPIISGELPIGGHRFEGLLPPVVTKPAFTIRRRASRLIPLEDYIRAGVMTEYQATTIRSAISTRLNIIISGGTGSGKTTLANAVIHEIVKSAPQDRLVILEDTAEIQCAAENAVLLHTSDTIDMARLLKSTMRLRPDRIIVGEVRDGAALTLLKAWNTGHPGGVATIHSNTAMSALRRLEQLTAEASQQPMHEVIGEAVDLVISIERTPRGRLVRDIIQIEQFINGRYEIESDQLTEEQEARHVA, encoded by the coding sequence GTGAACCAGCTTCGCTCTCACCCTCGGCTCGTCCGCAAACTTCAGGAGGCGCTCGGCGATCAGCTTTGTGTTGCCCTGGACGACGCGAACGTCGTCGAAATCATGCTCAATCCGGACGGCAAATTATTCATCGAACGGCTAGGTCACGGCGTTGCGCCCGCAGGCGAGATGTCATCCGCTGCAGCGGAGATGGTGATCGGTACAGTGGCGCACGCGCTTCAGTCAGAGGTCGACACGGAACAGCCAATCATCTCCGGCGAGCTGCCAATCGGTGGCCACCGCTTCGAGGGACTGTTGCCTCCCGTTGTCACCAAGCCCGCCTTCACGATTCGTCGCCGGGCATCGCGCCTCATTCCACTTGAAGACTACATTCGCGCCGGCGTGATGACAGAATACCAAGCCACAACGATCCGCAGTGCCATTTCCACGAGGCTGAACATCATCATTTCCGGGGGGACGGGCTCGGGTAAGACGACGCTTGCGAACGCCGTAATCCACGAGATCGTGAAGTCCGCGCCACAGGATCGCCTCGTCATCCTTGAGGATACCGCGGAAATCCAATGCGCAGCCGAGAACGCCGTACTCCTCCATACCAGCGATACGATCGACATGGCGCGGCTCCTCAAGAGCACCATGCGGCTGCGTCCCGACCGGATCATCGTTGGCGAAGTCCGCGACGGCGCGGCCCTGACGTTGCTCAAGGCCTGGAACACCGGTCACCCGGGCGGCGTAGCGACCATTCACTCCAACACCGCCATGTCGGCGCTGCGCCGCCTTGAACAGCTGACGGCCGAGGCAAGCCAGCAGCCGATGCACGAGGTGATCGGAGAGGCCGTCGACCTGGTGATTTCGATTGAGCGGACGCCGCGTGGGCGGCTTGTTCGCGACATCATCCAAATCGAGCAGTTCATCAACGGACGGTACGAGATCGAATCCGACCAGCTCACCGAAGAACAGGAGGCGCGCCATGTCGCGTAA